In Salinisphaera sp. LB1, one genomic interval encodes:
- the istA gene encoding IS21 family transposase has protein sequence MIHKIKALYDGGQGLSIRAIGQELGVSRNTVRKYLRADEATIEAAQSDRGRHKKLDAHRPYIAWLLRTYPRLSSVKIARKLRDKVGELDVSDRSLRRYVGQMKTTLNTVQTRYYAPVLDTVPGVQCQVDPGELRQVMIGGQPRPVYFVVFVLSYSRLAYVGVRFQPLDTADFIALHDEAFRYFGGCPAECVYDQTKLVVLHEQFRELDVNPAFHAYATTAGFRIEACRGYDPESKGKVEAGVKYVKQDALYGDTFADEADLRGHLQQWLDTVANVRLHGTTGQPPRARFEAEEQAHLRPYLTPACVGRDAAGPAHRQVDKTGLISWCANKYSVPMAYQRGRVGVTEAGADLQIVDLDSGDVVATHAVCHGKGRVQRNTDHYRDHAAQTADLEARIRARLGADLGQRLCDRLRATMPRHTRDQLAGAARLLEAAPDLDLSQLETWVERDGLTAGRLKQRLDAARCAEQRGRDPGANAPAAVHAAPLDLTAYARLGHPSGQPEVTHGNA, from the coding sequence ATGATTCATAAAATCAAGGCGCTATACGACGGCGGGCAAGGGCTGTCGATCCGGGCCATCGGCCAGGAGCTGGGCGTGTCGCGCAACACCGTGCGCAAATATCTCCGCGCCGACGAGGCCACGATCGAGGCGGCACAGTCGGACCGAGGCCGTCACAAGAAGCTCGATGCGCACCGGCCCTACATCGCCTGGCTGTTGCGGACCTATCCGCGGCTGAGCAGCGTCAAGATCGCCCGCAAGCTACGAGACAAGGTGGGCGAGCTGGACGTCTCCGATCGCAGTCTGCGGCGCTATGTCGGGCAGATGAAGACGACCCTCAACACCGTGCAGACGCGCTACTACGCGCCGGTGCTGGACACGGTGCCCGGCGTGCAGTGCCAGGTCGATCCCGGCGAGCTGCGCCAGGTGATGATCGGCGGCCAGCCGCGGCCTGTGTACTTCGTCGTGTTCGTGCTGTCCTACTCCCGCCTGGCTTACGTCGGCGTGCGCTTCCAGCCGCTGGACACGGCCGACTTCATCGCCTTGCACGACGAAGCGTTCCGTTATTTCGGCGGTTGCCCGGCAGAATGCGTGTACGACCAGACCAAGCTGGTCGTACTCCACGAGCAGTTCCGGGAACTCGACGTGAACCCGGCGTTTCACGCCTATGCCACGACGGCGGGTTTTCGCATCGAGGCCTGTCGGGGCTATGACCCGGAAAGCAAGGGCAAGGTCGAGGCCGGAGTGAAGTACGTCAAGCAGGATGCCCTGTATGGCGATACCTTCGCCGACGAAGCCGACCTGCGCGGCCATCTGCAACAGTGGCTCGATACCGTCGCCAACGTGCGCCTTCATGGCACCACGGGCCAGCCGCCCCGGGCCCGGTTCGAAGCCGAGGAGCAGGCGCACTTGCGCCCCTATCTGACGCCGGCTTGCGTCGGGCGCGATGCTGCAGGGCCGGCCCACCGCCAGGTCGACAAGACGGGCCTGATCTCGTGGTGCGCCAACAAGTACTCGGTGCCCATGGCCTACCAACGCGGGCGGGTCGGCGTGACCGAAGCCGGCGCCGACCTGCAGATCGTCGATCTCGACAGCGGCGACGTCGTGGCCACCCATGCCGTGTGCCACGGCAAGGGCCGCGTCCAGCGCAACACCGATCATTACCGCGATCACGCCGCGCAGACCGCCGATCTCGAGGCCCGGATCCGCGCGCGCCTCGGCGCCGACCTGGGTCAACGCCTGTGTGACCGCCTGCGGGCGACCATGCCGCGGCACACCCGGGATCAACTGGCCGGCGCGGCGCGCCTGCTCGAGGCCGCGCCCGATCTGGATCTCAGTCAACTCGAGACGTGGGTCGAACGCGACGGCTTGACCGCCGGCCGGCTCAAGCAACGCCTGGACGCCGCGCGTTGCGCCGAACAACGCGGCCGAGATCCCGGGGCGAACGCGCCGGCCGCCGTTCACGCCGCGCCCCTGGATCTGACCGCCTACGCCCGACTGGGCCACCCCAGCGGCCAGCCGGAGGTGACCCATGGGAACGCTTGA
- the istB gene encoding IS21-like element helper ATPase IstB — translation MGTLELTTGRYRSLRLGAIADDLTDLLRQAEANEVSYLMFADMLAEHERASREARRIELNRRQARFPADKRLEAFDYRHQTTITKRQVKALLDFAFLDNRENLVFIGPPGVGKTHLAIGIGQHAVEAGYKVRFKNALDLVEELELAEMKGELKKKLTQLAKVDALVIDELGYLPMSRAARYALFQLINRFYEYRSLIVTTNKDFTQWGEFFHDDNVAVPIIDRIIHHSHLYMLGGESYRLKQKTLS, via the coding sequence ATGGGAACGCTTGAGCTCACCACCGGGCGTTACCGCAGCCTGCGTCTGGGCGCCATCGCCGACGATCTGACCGACTTGCTCCGCCAGGCCGAGGCCAACGAGGTCTCGTACCTTATGTTCGCCGACATGCTGGCCGAGCACGAGCGTGCAAGCCGCGAGGCCCGGCGCATCGAGCTTAACCGACGCCAGGCGCGGTTCCCGGCCGATAAACGGCTGGAGGCGTTCGATTACCGCCATCAGACCACGATCACCAAGCGCCAGGTCAAGGCCTTGCTCGACTTCGCCTTCCTCGATAACCGCGAGAATCTGGTGTTCATCGGCCCGCCGGGCGTGGGCAAGACGCACCTGGCCATCGGCATCGGCCAGCACGCGGTCGAGGCGGGCTACAAGGTGCGCTTCAAGAACGCGTTGGATCTGGTCGAGGAACTGGAGCTGGCCGAGATGAAAGGCGAACTGAAGAAAAAGCTGACGCAACTGGCCAAGGTCGATGCCCTGGTGATCGACGAGCTCGGCTATCTGCCCATGAGCAGGGCGGCGCGCTATGCGCTGTTTCAGCTGATCAACCGGTTCTACGAGTACCGCTCGCTGATCGTGACCACCAACAAGGACTTCACCCAATGGGGCGAGTTCTTCCACGACGACAATGTGGCGGTGCCGATCATCGACCGGATCATCCATCACTCGCATCTCTACATGCTCGGAGGCGAGAGCTATCGGCTGAAGCAGAAAACGCTCAGCTGA
- a CDS encoding APC family permease codes for MTTNKTSTTSSGEKTRLSGQLGTAGVVFMVVAAAAPLTVVSGNTPLAIGLGNGAAAPLGFIFASLVLLIFSVGFVAMTPYVKEAGAFFTYVGTGLGARAGQGTAFVALITYTAIQLGIYGFFGWAANDTVVAMGGPALPWWLYAAASLIAVAALGYRHIELSSKVLGVALILEIGVVLIMNIAIVAEPSGSALSSLAHAPTGPAGAGPFGIAVLFGVTGFIGFEATAVFRDEARDPNRTIPRATYLAVLIIGAFYTLSCWCLVHAWGADSVRQVANQYLGNGGNMVLDTARFYTGHALADLMQLLLLTSLMACILSFHNIVARYQFVLANFGILPRAFAASHPRHGSPHISSLVQTGTAVVLVVLCAISGASPLVGVFGSMAGIATVGIVMLMLLTSIAAAAFFFKAPHLAPSRAITTRWMPVAATALLAFILYLVLANFTTVTGLGAGISTLLAIIPMAAFAIGMVAIKQTSLDNLSVLTLAGE; via the coding sequence ATGACCACTAACAAGACATCGACAACATCCTCGGGCGAGAAGACTCGTCTGTCCGGCCAGCTCGGCACCGCTGGGGTGGTTTTCATGGTGGTGGCCGCGGCTGCGCCGCTCACGGTGGTCAGCGGCAACACGCCGCTGGCGATCGGGTTGGGCAACGGCGCCGCGGCGCCGCTGGGCTTCATCTTTGCATCGCTCGTGCTGCTGATCTTCTCGGTCGGCTTCGTTGCCATGACACCGTACGTCAAGGAAGCGGGCGCCTTTTTCACCTACGTCGGCACCGGGCTCGGGGCGCGCGCCGGACAGGGCACGGCGTTTGTTGCACTGATCACCTATACGGCCATCCAGCTTGGCATCTATGGCTTTTTCGGCTGGGCCGCCAACGACACGGTGGTCGCCATGGGCGGGCCGGCGTTGCCATGGTGGTTGTATGCGGCGGCCTCGTTGATCGCGGTGGCCGCACTCGGCTATCGGCATATCGAGCTGAGCTCGAAAGTGCTCGGCGTCGCGCTGATACTCGAGATCGGCGTCGTGCTGATCATGAACATCGCCATCGTGGCCGAGCCGTCCGGCAGCGCGCTGAGCAGCCTGGCTCATGCGCCGACCGGACCGGCCGGCGCCGGCCCGTTCGGCATCGCCGTGCTGTTCGGCGTGACTGGTTTCATCGGCTTCGAGGCCACCGCGGTGTTCCGCGACGAAGCACGCGATCCGAATCGGACGATCCCCCGTGCGACCTATCTGGCGGTGCTCATCATCGGCGCCTTCTATACCCTGTCGTGCTGGTGTCTGGTGCACGCCTGGGGCGCGGATAGCGTGCGCCAGGTCGCCAATCAGTATCTGGGCAACGGTGGCAACATGGTGCTCGACACCGCGCGTTTTTATACCGGCCACGCGCTGGCCGATCTCATGCAACTGCTGCTGCTCACCAGCCTCATGGCCTGCATCCTGTCGTTCCACAACATCGTGGCGCGCTACCAGTTCGTGCTGGCCAACTTCGGCATCCTGCCCCGCGCGTTCGCTGCCAGCCATCCGCGGCATGGTTCGCCGCATATCTCCTCGCTGGTTCAGACGGGGACCGCCGTGGTCCTGGTTGTCCTGTGCGCGATCAGCGGCGCCAGCCCGCTCGTGGGTGTGTTCGGTTCCATGGCCGGCATCGCTACCGTCGGCATCGTTATGCTCATGCTGCTGACCTCGATAGCCGCGGCCGCCTTCTTTTTCAAGGCGCCGCATCTGGCCCCGTCCCGGGCGATCACCACCCGCTGGATGCCGGTGGCGGCGACCGCACTGCTGGCTTTCATCCTCTACCTCGTGCTGGCCAACTTCACCACCGTGACCGGGCTGGGTGCGGGCATCAGCACACTGCTGGCCATTATCCCCATGGCCGCCTTCGCGATCGGCATGGTCGCGATCAAGCAGACATCGCTCGACAATCTATCGGTGTTGACGCTGGCCGGCGAGTAG
- a CDS encoding P1 family peptidase has product MTRMRARDLGLPLAGATGPHNAITDVQGVLVGYETIDGTADNGRPIKTGVTAILPRGRAPTPMPVWAGFHALNGNGEVTGTHWIEHGGYFVGPVCLTNSHSVGIVHHAATRWMLDHYAVHYDAHHLWAMPVVAETYDGVLNDVNGQHVDAQHARAALDAAAGGAIAEGNVGGGNGMVCYGFKGGTGTASRRLRVGDNTYTVGVLVQANHGKRDWLQICGVPVGEALVDENESAELNRERGSIIAVVATDAPMLPHQLKRLAQRAGLGIGRGGSPGGNDSGDMFLAFSTANESPLPQMASAHQQMRCVNNEYFDPFYMAVVQATDEAVLNAMFMAEGATMHKPAGWCPALDADRLAPLLNAAGIGMKTTD; this is encoded by the coding sequence ATGACTCGAATGCGCGCACGTGATCTCGGCCTGCCGTTGGCTGGTGCCACGGGGCCCCACAACGCCATTACCGATGTGCAGGGTGTTCTGGTGGGCTACGAAACCATCGATGGCACGGCGGATAACGGCCGGCCGATCAAGACCGGTGTGACCGCGATCCTGCCCCGCGGCCGGGCACCAACGCCGATGCCGGTCTGGGCAGGTTTTCATGCGCTCAACGGCAATGGCGAGGTGACCGGCACGCACTGGATCGAGCACGGCGGTTACTTCGTCGGCCCGGTGTGCCTGACCAATTCGCACAGCGTGGGCATCGTGCACCACGCGGCGACGCGCTGGATGCTCGATCACTATGCAGTGCACTACGACGCGCACCATCTCTGGGCGATGCCGGTGGTGGCCGAGACCTATGACGGCGTACTCAACGACGTCAATGGCCAGCATGTCGACGCGCAGCACGCCCGCGCCGCACTCGACGCCGCGGCCGGCGGCGCCATTGCCGAGGGCAACGTCGGTGGCGGCAACGGCATGGTCTGCTACGGCTTCAAGGGCGGGACCGGCACCGCCTCGCGTCGGCTGCGCGTGGGCGATAACACCTACACCGTGGGCGTGCTGGTCCAGGCCAATCACGGCAAGCGCGACTGGCTGCAGATCTGCGGCGTGCCGGTCGGCGAAGCGCTCGTGGATGAAAACGAATCGGCCGAACTCAACCGGGAGCGGGGCTCGATCATTGCCGTCGTGGCGACCGATGCGCCCATGCTCCCGCATCAGTTGAAACGGCTGGCCCAGCGCGCCGGGCTCGGCATCGGCCGGGGCGGCAGCCCGGGCGGCAACGATTCCGGCGACATGTTTCTGGCTTTCAGCACGGCGAACGAGAGCCCACTGCCGCAGATGGCATCCGCACACCAGCAGATGCGCTGCGTGAACAACGAATATTTCGACCCCTTCTATATGGCCGTCGTCCAGGCGACTGACGAAGCCGTGCTCAATGCCATGTTCATGGCCGAAGGCGCGACCATGCACAAACCGGCCGGCTGGTGCCCGGCGCTGGATGCCGATCGTCTGGCCCCGCTTCTGAATGCGGCCGGCATCGGGATGAAAACGACTGACTGA